CTGATCACCGCTGCCGTCCTCCTCCTCGCACCTCTCACACCCGCGAACGCGGCGGAAAGGGTCGGGCCGCTGCCCTCCGACTTCCTGTGGGGTGTGGCATCGTCCGGATTCCAGGCCGAGGGGCACTCTCCGGCAAGCAACTGGACGCGGTACATCGCGCAGGGGAAGACGACGGACAAGATCGGGAACTCCATCGACTTCCGCCACCGATACAAGTCCGACATCCAGCTGGCCAAGGACCTCGGCGTGAAGGTCTATCGCATCGGGATCGAGTGGGCGCGCGTCGAACCGAGGCCGGGCCGGATCGACCGCAGAGAGCTCGCCTACTACGACGACCTGATCTCGTCGATCGTCGCAGCGGGCATGCGGCCGATGATCACCCTCGACCACTGGGTGTACCCGGCGTGGATCGCCGATCGCGGCGGCTGGGCGTGGTCGGGGATCACCGCGAGGTGGCTGCAGCACAACCGGATGATCGTCGACCGCTACGCGAAGGTCCATCCGCTCTGGATCAGTATCAACGAGCCGACCGCATACGTGATGAAGGAAGTGATGCACGGCGGCATCGCCATCGGCGACGTCCCGGCGATGACCGACCGCATCGTGCGGGTGCACCGCGCGATATACGACTACATCCACGCGCGCGACGCGAAGGCACAGGTGTCGTCGAACATCGCGTACATTCCGGCCGCCGAGCCGATCCTCGACAAGACCGTTCTGAACAGGATCGCCGACAAACTCGACTTCGTGGGGATCGACTACTACTACTCGGCGACACCGACCGACCTCTCAGTGGCGAACGTTGCGATCGATCGGATGTGGGACGCGTCGATGGCCGCCGACGGCATCTACTACGCACTGCGCGACCTGCATGAACGATTTCCGAGCAAGCCGCTCTACATCGTGGAGGCCGGACTGGTCACCCAGGACGGGCGGCCCCGCGCCGACGGCTACCGGCGGTCCGATCACCTCAAGGACATGACGTACTGGATTCAGCGCGCCCA
This genomic window from Gordonia sp. PDNC005 contains:
- a CDS encoding family 1 glycosylhydrolase; amino-acid sequence: MRRRLTVLITAAVLLLAPLTPANAAERVGPLPSDFLWGVASSGFQAEGHSPASNWTRYIAQGKTTDKIGNSIDFRHRYKSDIQLAKDLGVKVYRIGIEWARVEPRPGRIDRRELAYYDDLISSIVAAGMRPMITLDHWVYPAWIADRGGWAWSGITARWLQHNRMIVDRYAKVHPLWISINEPTAYVMKEVMHGGIAIGDVPAMTDRIVRVHRAIYDYIHARDAKAQVSSNIAYIPAAEPILDKTVLNRIADKLDFVGIDYYYSATPTDLSVANVAIDRMWDASMAADGIYYALRDLHERFPSKPLYIVEAGLVTQDGRPRADGYRRSDHLKDMTYWIQRAHDDGMPVMGFNYWTLTDNYEWGNFASRFGLYTVNVKTDPTLTRHPTDGVAAYRQVTTANGVDRTYRPTRPAVWCSLVAGASSCTRPVH